The Raphanus sativus cultivar WK10039 chromosome 2, ASM80110v3, whole genome shotgun sequence DNA segment tttggccAAAAATATCCAGGAAAAAAACAACATCCAGgaaaattcaaagaaaaaacaataaataaacaatCTTAAACCAACGTTCTTTAAGGTAATTTAGCTAGAGTAGTTAagtaattattttcttaaaattggTATTTAAAGCTAGTAGTATACCACTGTAAATATTAGGAAAAAATTAAGGTTAATTTttaattgtacttcagttttaatagattataaGATTTTAATGCATATTACcccaaaaaaatatacaaaaacatcTGTTGATTACTCTGTTACATTCATAGATACTAGATAAAAAGGAGGAGCATGCAAAAAATTAGAGAAAACTGCAGCAAAATTAAGACATCAATTTcattaaacaaaaacacactTGACATGGTAAAAATTGCAAACAcagatatataaattaacaatagCATGTTACAAATTAGAGAAAACTAAAGCAAACATGTTGACTTTCTTAGGTTGAAACATCTTTCGGATCTTGTTCATCATGGCCTTCAAGATTTCTGTATGTATAGAACCAAGAGCAGACgagaaaatatccaaaatttaaaactccTGCAACAACTAAAACCCAGTAAACATTGTCAACTCTTCCGCTGTTAATGTCATTTGGTAACCACTTGGTAGTCCTCTGGAGCAGACCGATCAGAGCTGTGCTCAGATAGAATGAGATTCCAATCACCAGTGAGGTCAGTGAAGTCGCGGTGTTCCTCACAGACTCCGGGAATTCTCCATAGAACAGTTCAATGTTTCCTGGAAACTGGAAGGCCTCGCCTATTCCCACTATAACGAGAGGAGGAAACAGCCAAAGCACTGACATGGGATGCCCGTTTTCAACTGTTCTCAGCCTCTTTGCTTCCACAACCGCAGAGATCGCCATGCTTAGGATGGTGAGAACCTGACCTATACCGACTTTTTGAAGCGGTGTTAGCCGCTTATGGGTTAGCTTCTGATACATGGGATAAAAAAGCCAGTTGTTCATTATGATAAAGGTGGACGCAGAGGTCATTACAATGACTTGGAGGGACCCGGCCGGGACTTTGAAGTGAGGACCAAGCCCACGGTCCGTGACTAGCGCTTGGAGTACCATTAAGCTTGTTTGCATCACCATTGGAGTACTAACAAAGATTATGGCTAGCCACAAAGGTAGAAGTCGGAGAATGGCTTTGAAATCTTCTACTTCCTGAACAGAGCATACCCTCCAGATGTTGTTAACTGAGCCGTCCTCTTCGGTTTTCAAGGCTGCACGATTCAAGAACCTGCACATGTAAAAGCTCTTTAAGTTCTTGTATAAGTTAAATGAGTCAGAcaaagttttttgttttgttttgcacCTATAGCTCTTGGAGGGCATTTCAGGAGAAGTCTTGGCGAGTCCCTGGTGATAGTCCTCTTCTTTTGATGAAATCGCAGCCTTTCTTTTCACTGTAGCAGCGACTACAACACTGATGAGGCTTTTGAAAGGACTTCCCATGGGTTTGTCATGCTTGTAGAGTCTTTTCCCGCAGACGAAAACAACAAAACTTACGAAATTTGCAGCAGCGCAGAGGCTAAACCCAAGTTTCCAGCTAGCATTGTCCTGTGTGTATACAATCGCTGTTGCTCCGGTAATAGCCCCAGCGTATAGTGTGAGGAAGTACCAGTTGAAGAAGCTTCCTTGATCCTTAGGTTTGTCGTATTGGTTTGCACCCGCAGATGCCAAGGTGAACCGTGTCCCACCTGCTCCAGTGGTTACTAGAACTAAGGCTGTGTACAAGATCCCAAGCTGGAGTTCTGATGGAGACTGGCATAGGGCTGATCCGGTTGCACAGGGTCTAGGTTTCAACAAGTCCAAATATGCGATCAGAGTCAGGAGAAAAATcccctaaaatattttaaaaactcctTTAAACTGTTGATCATTGTGTATAATAAATTATGAACATATAAGATAATAATCAGTCGTGAATTTTTGGACTTACAGTTAGCGAGATGAAAGTGGAGGCCGAGATGACGAGAATGTTTCCAAAGAAAGAATCAGCTAAAATGGCTGCTACGACAGGCAACATGCTGAGGCATCCATTTACAATGTTTGAAATCTGAGCAGCAGCGATGTTCTTGATGTTGAATTCCTCGATCAAGAAGACAATCAAGTTCAGTACCCATCCGAATGAAGTTATGGACATACCTAACAATGTAGCTGCACCACATAGACAACAATATGTATAAGTCTCGCCTTCAAAGGAACAtaggcaacaacaacaacaaacaaaaaaaacagacaaaCCCATCATGAACGGAAAAGTTATCCAGCCACCGGGCTTCCTGCTTAGATCTCCAGCGCGCTGCGCTTCTGTATCACCCGAAACTGGACCAGCCATGGAAGAAAACAAGTGGAAGCACAAGTATCTTTGAAACTTTGGTGTGTGTGATGATGCATATATAAACAGCCGTATATATAAGCAAATGCACAGTAATTATGTTGGTGCAATGATTTAGTAATGATATTCTGTAGTCCCCAAACTACCTAATCATATCCTGACATTCCATCTACTTGTGTCCTATTCTGAAATCAAGTTGGTGAACCAATTCAAAAAGGATTTGGTCAGATCATTAATGGCATCAGAATCCACATCGAATAACTTTGCTTAAATTAATCAGTAGGACACGAAGCAAACAACCACATAGAGTATTCGCCTTTTGTGTTATTTTCAGTAatctttatataaattaatcaatATTCTTACGAAGACACAGGGCTCACAACCACATATAGTGTTCAATATCATCTAGATCTGTCTCAAAAGAGACTGCCCCAGCCACTACAGAGCACTGAGGAAGCAGAATAAACGTGTATGAAAagtagatttaaaaaaaaaactatatataaggCAGTTCAGGATAACTTTTCCCATTGAAACGATTCTTAGCTGTTATCCAAATAATACCTAATCCATTTTTACACATTAGTCTATGATGTCGTTTTCAAACATTTGGTTGGTGCCCCTCTAAATATGAATAAGAGGGAAATGGTAATAAACATGAATCGATCGTTTGATCGCTTAACTAAAGAACACATAAGAGTTTCCGGCCTCGAACTAGTACGTCTCGGGTGGGAACCGTTTCCCACAACTTCCACTATCAATCAAAGAGATTTACACATAAGAGTTTCCGGCCTCGAACTAGTATGTCTCGGGTGGGAACCGTTTCCAACAACTTCCACTATCAATCAAAGAGATTTACACAAACGCTTTAAGCGTTCTGTTCGTATAAAACATGACACCAACAAAAAATAAGGTAGATCAAAGAAACTATGTTCCTTAGAAACATGACTCGAAAAAtatctctcctctctctctctctttcttaacTTCTCTTGTTCCTAGGGTTTTTCTCGGATGATCCTTCAAAATGGTGAtgtatacttatttatatatgaagTTCTTAGAGCATGTTTATCAACAAAATCCACTTGAaggttcttattttttttaattattaacggTGGACCCCGTCGTGACCAGATCTTTCAATATGATCCTTCCATTTTTTCTCTGCTCATTCTTGTATCGACACGTGTATTAAGAACCTTCCCTTGCTTCTCTTAACTAAGATACattctttgtattttctttttttgctttaattttttaatcttatttaatCTAAGATATGCTGTTAAGAACTACCTATAAACATGCTCTTAGACTCCTAGTTCTGTCGGTCTTAtgtattattactttttttcaTAATGAGAAACCAAATAAGTCACCGGACTTAAGAGAATCCTTTGGGCTGATTTGGGTTAGAGAATCAGGTGAACCTCTCAAGCCCATATATATGTGAAGATAAACCCATTATTCTCACAATCTCCACCTTGGGCTTTATTCTTCACATTTGGCCCAGCCTCTATCACTTTTTGTCTTTCTCTCCGATTTCTTCTTCGATGTCTctactgaacaaaaccaaacttCAGATCAGCTTTCAGTGTTCCGGTGACCTCACCATTTTCCGTACTTTTCGTCACCTCTGCGGTTTTTCTGTGTCAGTTATATGCAAGTGGCGAACTTGTCTCGTTTCATCTCTTTAAGGCCTTTGCGTCCTCTTTCTTTCTCCGTAGCTGCCGCAGGTTCGAACCATTCTAATCCGAAGCTGTGTTCCGGTTTAACATTGGATTCTATTGcttatgatttgttttttttttttttttggattcttCCTTAGCAATGGATGGTAATGATTCGTGTAGCTTGGTTTTATGTGGGAAGTCCTCTGTTGAGAACGATACAGCAAAGCGTTTGAAGAACGCCAACGTGCTTAAGCTCCCAGATGATTCTCCTAAAGTTTCACTCTTTTTAGCTTCCGAGATTAAGAATctggatgatgatgattcctTCAATCTTTCACTCTTCATGAACTCGCTTTCAACTTCTCGGTTCGGTCGGTTTCTCATTTGGTCTCCTCGCTTGTCTTCCACTCACGATCTTGTTTCTCAGTAAGCGTGTTTCAACATCTGTCTGTTAAAGGTTTAACCTTTCTTCAAAGGTTTGGTTTAAAGGTTCaaatcttgtttcttttttttttttctttttttttcttcagtaaCTTTTCTGAGCTTCCGGTTGGTTCAGTTTGTGTCTCAGACATTCAGTTTAAGGGTAGAGGTAAGAAGTTTGTTGGATTAGCTCtaagaataaaagaaaatagaatGTGTTAATTTTCGGACATATGATCGCAGGCAGAACAAAGAATGTCTGGGAATCCCCAAAGGGCTGTCTGATGTATTCCTTTACGTTAGAAATGGAAGATGGTCGAATCGTGCCTTTGATTCAATATGTTGTTTCTCTTGCTGTTACCGAGGCAGTGAAAGATGTTTGTGACAACAAGGTAATAAATCTCTCTCTTACTTTCCTCCCTTCTTTGCATCAGAAACAAAAAgctctcactttttttttttgatattaattGCAGGGTTTGCCGTATATAGACGTTAAAATAAAGTGGCCCAATGATCTTTACTTGAATGGCCTTAAACTCGGAGGCATTTTGTGTACCTCTACCTACAGATCTAGAAAATTTCACGTTAGTGTTGGTAATACCCATTAATTACTCTACTTTACAAGTTTGGCGTTGACTTGTTTGCTTCCAAGAAAATGGCTAAActgatccttttttttttaattgcagGTGTGGGATTGAATGTGGACAACGATCAACCCACCACATGCTTAAACGCTGTACTAAAAGAGATATCTCCTGCTGCATCAATTCTACTTAAAAGAGAAGAAATTATAGCTGCCTTCTTTCATAAATTCGAGAAATTCTTTGTTCTTTTCTTGGACCAAGGTAAATGTTAAACCTCTTATCTAGGAGACTGCTTAAAGATTCATCACTCAGTTGTTGATTTAATCTTATTATCAAGCCTGAAGCCTCATGTAGTCATTCTATGTCATTGCACTTCGTTTTACAGGTTTTAAATCTCTAGAGGAGCTTTACTACAGGACATGGCTTCACAGGTACTAACACCTTAATCAATGTCATATTTTCCCTGCAATAAACTATAAGCTCTTAAAGATAAGAACATGACACTATTACTTGCCAATAATTGATGTTTTTTGCCATGTATTTTCACATGTGCAGCGGGCAAAGAGTGATTGTTGAAGATAAAATCGAGGACCAAGTTGTTCAAAACGTTGTGACTATCCAGGTAAAGAAAAGTCGTATAGATTGGTTATATACAATTTGTAGTCATTGTGCTTTAATTCCTCCTTACATCTCTCTATAGGGTTTGACATCTTCGGGATATCTGCTGGCTATTGGAGATGATTATCAAATGTATGAGCTTCACCCTGATGGCAataggtaaatttttttttgaattttgaatcaGTTAAATGGATGATAAAGCTAATATGTAGTGTTGTGTGTTCAACTACAGTTTTGACTTTTTCAAAGGTCTAGTCCGAAGAAAAATATGATCCTTCTTCTTGGGGGAAGGAGATGTTAGCACCACCCCCATGGAACAAGGACTAATCTCTGTTTTCGCCAACTGAAaagtgtttatttatatattactgtGGTGTTGTCCCTTATTTGAGCTATTTCCTTGTATCCAAAATTCCAAATTGTGTGTGTAATACACTATGAAAATGTTTCTTGAAATAAGCATTGGACCAAAAGGAGATTTACAAGAAAAATTTCAGTGGATGCAACTTTTAGCTAAAAATGACCGATTTGTGGAACTCTGTTTTGCCTGCTCTTTATGCATTTGGTTCGTTTATGTACTTATTTTTGGAACAGAATAGAGATGCAATTTACTGGAATacctgaaacaaaaattttattttagaaataattgaATAACTATCACACTTTAATAAAAGGTAATTGATGTAGTATAAcacattttccttttttttttgttcaacctACCAAACATACACTCACGTTGATTTTACCTAATAGCAAGAGTCTTACCTGTATGGAAATGAGATTTCCATAGAACCACTCACGTTGATGGTTAAATACTAGAGCAGACAGAGATTCCTAAAGTAAACATAATGAGATTTTGTTTGGGGGTGTACTTTTGCCTTAGGATTGAAATCTAGTCTTATTGTCATCAACTGAGTTATTGTGATTATAACTGAGTTATTGTGAAATAGTCTTTTGAGTgtttgggttttatttttagtaaactCTTCTCTCATCTGCATAATGCTCTCTTACTTTCacctttttaccaaaaaaaaagagagagaagaaaaaacagaagaaTTAAATAGTTGAAAAGGAATAAGTTCGAGCAAGGTATGTTGTCAATTGAATAAGTGACCTTCTAAATAAAAGCGATTTCTTTTTATTGCTTTTGAGATCAAGTTAAGATTGAAAGGTGATGCTAGTAATGGAATATCTTTTATATCTTTGATAAGTTGAGGTTTTGGTCCCAATGTGCCTTTTCTAGGAGGcaaattttctaaaaggatTTATATATATCTTCAGGATAAGCAGGCTGAATTTTCTTCGAGCATACCTTCTGTTTTGCCTGATAGCATGGCTCCGTACGGCCGTACCCTTCCTTGATGCCATTTACGAGCTCCATTCAACATATAACATGTGAAGGTTAGCATCTATTATCCAACTCCAGGTCTTCATTTTCATTAATATGCACTCACTTATATCATATTTTGTTGTCAAAGGAGGCAACACGTTCGTATTGCTTAGTGTATTAGTAGTGATTCAAATATCGTTTAGGTATATATTTTCTCTCGTAGTTGGGTGGTTAAATAGTTTTAGaagtgtttcaaaaagaaaacatagacTGTGAACATGACTTCATGTCCTCTCTAGAGTGCATTCTTGTCAAGCTGATgatcaataaatattttcatcatGCTGACGCAAGAGGAGTATATATCGATAATGAAGCTACGTTGAAGTAGCTTGTAAAGACGATCCCTTTAACCTGTTAAATTCGGGTTTTTCATAGGTTTCCaacttaaaattaattggtGATTAGCTGCGTGTTGACTAGCTCATTGCATACTACGTTTTCTCTGTGTGTTGACTAGCTCATTGCATACTTCGAGGTCGAAATACTAAAACAAAAGCAGCGTACATCTGCTAAAGTAGGtctggacgttcgggtacccattcgggtttggtTCAGGTTTTTCGGATTTCGATTCTATTTTGTAACACTTTCTAGGTCCCATTTTAGTAAATCTACAtattcggttcgggttcggatataacacatcggtttcgattcggttcggataatacccgaagtaaccatatatcattcggattcgggttatatTAGATCGGTTCAGATATACCctaagtaaaatctaaaattcaatagaaaaacataaaaaatatatacttatttatatataatggagtatttaagatattttaaaaaaatttagatacttattattagatatcatgttgaaataaatatgaaattgaatatttgaagtacatagttatgttttaaatatttatattatatattaattcggaCATTCGGATCGGGTTGTTCAGATATTTTTCGGGTTTTTTTGGTTTCTGGGTTTTTCGGATTATCCATTCGGATTCGGTTAATAatacttcgggttcggatatgttttgtaacaccctacaagatccattcggatattttttagatttcggattcggttcggatcaggtttttcggttcgggttcagtTCGGATTTCGGACTCCGGGTTTTATGCCCATCCCTATGCTAAACATTCAGAGTTCCTACCTCTATTGGACCAAATAGTagctttataaaatataatgattaatatttagaatttaatgTACTGTAAAATCCAGttattgaatattaaaaattattgtttattaaattcaaaaaataaaaataattaccaTTAGGTTTTTAATAATCTAAATTCTACAATGCTGTTTGTGATCAAATTTCTGCATCTATAtagatttattataattttatttgtatttagagtttttgttttgaaataattttattaaataagtttatttgtattttgatgacaatattttatattttgttatttttatagtaGCAACTACACCGGCGACTCCCGAGAAATTGATCGCAGCGACACCGTTTTCATTCCTTTACTTTTTATTTGCCGTGGTTAACGTTGAATTTTTAGTCGCTTGTATCTGACGCAGCGACACAATACCGAACAGGGCATGATCGTGACATCACTTATAATGGGACCAAAAGATAGACGAGGGAACCTACACCATCCAGTTTAATCGGTTCTGGGAAGATGAAACATGGTCACCTCCTCTAAATGATGGATCATCAaagttgatcaagcttcttaatGATTGATTGTTGCTGCCATTTTGTTGCAAATAGGAAGGGTGAGAGAGATTGTCACTGGAATCGAGTAACAAGAATGGAGAAGTGGAGGCAGTGGAAGCCATGGCAGTTGCTCCGACCGGAAGTGGATGGTTATGTGTTCCTTCGTAGGTTGTTATCAATATCGACATGTCTTCTAAACACCTTTGCACCTTCACAAATGCATACAACTCTCTTTTATAACTATGTACACACATTGCATACAAAgacaaaactatatatagaCATAACAAATAGAATCATGACATGTGGTTTACTGATTTATAATATGTAGTGTCATCACATTATGCATTTTCAAAtctagtaaataaaatattaaaatttctgttatttttgtaaacaaaataataaacttggTTGtagtatattttcttataataccCTAGAATTTGAAGGCATGTGCATTTGAACTTTCTCGCAGAGCTTACCTGTTTCCTAACGGGACATCCTGGAGCCACGGTGCATCTGTAATAAGCTCTTGGACATGGATTCCCTTTCGCGGTTTTTTGGCCGTACTTTCTCCATTGGCATCCATCATTCATCTACACATATGATACATATACAAAATTTCTAAAGTTTCATATTACTATTCTCCAAGTTGAGTCTAAGATCGGAGATATAAAG contains these protein-coding regions:
- the LOC108830805 gene encoding LOW QUALITY PROTEIN: protein NRT1/ PTR FAMILY 2.3 (The sequence of the model RefSeq protein was modified relative to this genomic sequence to represent the inferred CDS: inserted 1 base in 1 codon) gives rise to the protein MHHHTHXKFQRYLCFHLFSSMAGPVSGDTEAQRAGDLSRKPGGWITFPFMMATLLGMSITSFGWVLNLIVFLIEEFNIKNIAAAQISNIVNGCLSMLPVVAAILADSFFGNILVISASTFISLTGIFLLTLIAYLDLLKPRPCATGSALCQSPSELQLGILYTALVLVTTGAGGTRFTLASAGANQYDKPKDQGSFFNWYFLTLYAGAITGATAIVYTQDNASWKLGFSLCAAANFVSFVVFVCGKRLYKHDKPMGSPFKSLISVVVAATVKRKAAISSKEEDYHQGLAKTSPEMPSKSYRFLNRAALKTEEDGSVNNIWRVCSVQEVEDFKAILRLLPLWLAIIFVSTPMVMQTSLMVLQALVTDRGLGPHFKVPAGSLQVIVMTSASTFIIMNNWLFYPMYQKLTHKRLTPLQKVGIGQVLTILSMAISAVVEAKRLRTVENGHPMSVLWLFPPLVIVGIGEAFQFPGNIELFYGEFPESVRNTATSLTSLVIGISFYLSTALIGLLQRTTKWLPNDINSGRVDNVYWVLVVAGVLNFGYFLVCSWFYTYRNLEGHDEQDPKDVST
- the LOC130501420 gene encoding biotin--protein ligase 2-like translates to MQVANLSRFISLRPLRPLSFSVAAAAMDGNDSCSLVLCGKSSVENDTAKRLKNANVLKLPDDSPKVSLFLASEIKNLDDDDSFNLSLFMNSLSTSRFGRFLIWSPRLSSTHDLVSHNFSELPVGSVCVSDIQFKGRGRTKNVWESPKGCLMYSFTLEMEDGRIVPLIQYVVSLAVTEAVKDVCDNKGLPYIDVKIKWPNDLYLNGLKLGGILCTSTYRSRKFHVSVGVGLNVDNDQPTTCLNAVLKEISPAASILLKREEIIAAFFHKFEKFFVLFLDQGFKSLEELYYRTWLHSGQRVIVEDKIEDQVVQNVVTIQGLTSSGYLLAIGDDYQMYELHPDGNSFDFFKGLVRRKI